Proteins encoded together in one Equus asinus isolate D_3611 breed Donkey chromosome 12, EquAss-T2T_v2, whole genome shotgun sequence window:
- the MAPK15 gene encoding mitogen-activated protein kinase 15 isoform X9 encodes MGSHSGKEEPCVCRGSLGGKRWRWAQQADHPPPQAYGIVWKAVDRRTGEVVAIKKIFDAFRDKTDAQRTFREIMLLQEFGDHPNIIRLLDVIRAENDRDIYLVLESMDTDLNAVICKGGLLKDIHKRYIFYQLLRATKFIHSGHVIHRDQKPSNVLLDSSCLVKLCDFGLARSLSGLPEGPEGQALTEYVATRWYRAPEVLLSASRYTPGVDMWSLGCILGEMLRGKPLFPGTSTLHQLELILETIPPPSKEDIWGWSPASPPKPAEKSLHGREGRLQSSLSPHPPALLITSPSGAHSADLLALGSSYSASVLTRLGSRPRQTLDTLLPPDTPPEALDLLRRLLVFAPDKRLSAAQALRHPYVQRFHCPAREWTLEADVRLPVQEGVQLSAPEYRNFLYQMILDRRGNSQVPREEGLGDAPRPQAPPPKPGAVPRLASDSPAQNPGRRPRSGPGCEPAREALGRATSLPRQSSGPLLRPPPLGGPGRGERSPGATTASPSAPSWMKPGVRGAAPSLTSQAAAQVAIQALIRSDRDPGRGVQATAAPRVSPAPSALASLPVSPSPPTRGSLPVGSSPAPSSPAPAPPLTGRPTACRSPTGFPASPGPAGGCSAPRPRWGPRGPLGPRSGATHKPMAPSAARRWAVCPCSLDLAHEPPSRPQTPRSSAATRIAPSLCLAPCPGLPRGMGG; translated from the exons ATGGG GAGCCACAGCGGGAAGGAGGAGCCTTGTGTCTGCAGGGGCAGTCTGGGGGGCAAGCGATGGCGCTGGGCCCAGCAAGCTGACCACCCGCCTCCCCAGGCCTATGGCATCGTGTGGAAGGCGGTGGATCGGAGGACTGGCGAGGTTGTGGCCATCAAGAAAATCTTTGATGCCTTTAGGGATAAGACGGATGCCCAG AGGACGTTTCGGGAAATCATGTTGCTGCAG GAATTTGGGGACCATCCCAACATAATCCGCCTCCTGGACGTGATCCGGGCGGAGAACGACAGGGACATCTACCTGGTGTTGGAGTCTATGG ACACTGACCTGAATGCCGTCATCTGCAAGGGCGGTCTGCTGAAGGACATCCACAAGCGCTACATCTTCTACCAGCTCCTGCGGGCCACCAAGTTCATCCACTCAGGACACGTCATCCACCGGGACCAGAAG ccatcCAACGTTCTCCTGGACTCCAGCTGCTTGGTGAAGCTATGTGACTTCGGCCTCGCACGTTCCCTCAGCGGCCTCCCTGAAGGGCCAGAGGGCCAGGCCCTGACAGAGTATGTGGCCACACGCTGGTACCGGGCTCCGGAGGTGCTGCTGTCCGCAAGCCG gtATACCCCTGGGGTGGACATGTGGAGTCTGGGCTGCATCCTGGGGGAGATGCTTCGGGGGAAGCCCCTGTTCCCTGGCACATCTACGCTCCACCAGCTGGAGCTGATCCTGGAGACCATCCCGCCACCATCCAAGGAGG ATATCTGGGGTTGGAGCCCTGCCAGCCCGCCAAAGCCTGCAGAGAAGTCACTCCACGGCCGGGAGGGACGGCTGCAGAGCTCCCTGAGCCCCCACCCACCAGCCCTCCTGATCACATCACCTTCTGGCGCCCACTCCGCAGACCTCCTGGCTCTCGGCTCAAGCTACAGCGCCTCTGTTCTGACCCGCCTGGGGTCGCG GCCACGGCAGACGCTGGACACCCTCCTGCCACCCGACACGCCCCCGGAGGCCCTGGACCTCCTCAGGCGACTCCTGGTGTTCGCCCCGGACAAGCGGCTTAGCGCCGCCCAGGCTCTGCGGCACCCCTACGTGCAGAG GTTCCACTGCCCGGCCCGTGAGTGGACACTGGAGGCGGATGTGCGGCTCCCGGTGCAGGAAGGAGTCCAGCTCTCGGCCCCCGAATATCGCAACTTCCTCTATCAG ATGATCCTGGATCGCAGGGGCAACAGCCAGGTCCCGAGAGAGGAGGGCCTGGGGGACGCCCCCCGGCCCCAGGCACCCCCGCCCAAACCCGGAGCCGTCCCCCGGCTGGCCTCGGACTCGCCCGCGCAGAACCCTGGACGCAGGCCTCGGAGTGGCCCCGGCTGCGAGCCCGCGCGCG AAGCCCTCGGCAGAGCCACGAGCCTTCCCAGGCAGAGCTCCGGGCCCCTGCTCCGGCCTCCGCCCCTAGGAGGTCCTGGGAGGGGGGAAAGGTCCCCCGGGGCGACGACGGCGTCCCCCTCGGCACCCTCGTGG ATGAAGCCCGGCGTGAGGGGGGCGGCGCCCTCCCTGACCTCGCAGGCGGCTGCCCAGGTGGCCATCCAGGCCCTGATCCGGAGTGACCGCGACCCGGGCCGTGGGGTGCAGGCCACCGCCGCGCCACGGGTGAGCCCGGCCCCTTCGGCCCTCGCCTCCCTTCCCGTCAGCCCTTCCCCTCCGACCCGGGGCTCGCTCCCCGTTGGGtcctcccctgccccttcctcccctgCGCCTGCGCCGCCCCTGACCGGCCGTCCGACCGCGTGCAGGTCCCCCACGGGCTTTCCCGCGAGCCCCGGCCCGGCCGGAGGATGTTCGGCGCCTCGGCCTCGCTGGGGGCCCAGGGGGCCGCTCGGGCCGCGCTCGGGGGCTACTCACAAGCCTATGGCACCGTCTGCCGCGCGGCGCTGGGCCGTCTGCCCCTGTTCCCTGGACCTCGCGCATGAGCCGCCCTCCCGCCCTCAAACCCCCCGCAGCTCAGCCGCGACCCGGATCGCCCCCTCCCTTTGCCTAGCCCCTTGTCCAGGCCTCCCGCGGGGTATGGGGGGATAG
- the MAPK15 gene encoding mitogen-activated protein kinase 15 isoform X16, which produces MSASFLLLTHTRVSVSFQRTFREIMLLQEFGDHPNIIRLLDVIRAENDRDIYLVLESMDTDLNAVICKGGLLKDIHKRYIFYQLLRATKFIHSGHVIHRDQKPSNVLLDSSCLVKLCDFGLARSLSGLPEGPEGQALTEYVATRWYRAPEVLLSASRYTPGVDMWSLGCILGEMLRGKPLFPGTSTLHQLELILETIPPPSKEDIWGWSPASPPKPAEKSLHGREGRLQSSLSPHPPALLITSPSGAHSADLLALGSSYSASVLTRLGSRPRQTLDTLLPPDTPPEALDLLRRLLVFAPDKRLSAAQALRHPYVQRFHCPAREWTLEADVRLPVQEGVQLSAPEYRNFLYQMILDRRGNSQVPREEGLGDAPRPQAPPPKPGAVPRLASDSPAQNPGRRPRSGPGCEPAREALGRATSLPRQSSGPLLRPPPLGGPGRGERSPGATTASPSAPSWMKPGVRGAAPSLTSQAAAQVAIQALIRSDRDPGRGVQATAAPRVSPAPSALASLPVSPSPPTRGSLPVGSSPAPSSPAPAPPLTGRPTACRSPTGFPASPGPAGGCSAPRPRWGPRGPLGPRSGATHKPMAPSAARRWAVCPCSLDLAHEPPSRPQTPRSSAATRIAPSLCLAPCPGLPRGMGG; this is translated from the exons ATGTCGGCTTCCTTCTTGCTCCTCACTCACACTCGTGTTTCTGTCTCATTCCAGAGGACGTTTCGGGAAATCATGTTGCTGCAG GAATTTGGGGACCATCCCAACATAATCCGCCTCCTGGACGTGATCCGGGCGGAGAACGACAGGGACATCTACCTGGTGTTGGAGTCTATGG ACACTGACCTGAATGCCGTCATCTGCAAGGGCGGTCTGCTGAAGGACATCCACAAGCGCTACATCTTCTACCAGCTCCTGCGGGCCACCAAGTTCATCCACTCAGGACACGTCATCCACCGGGACCAGAAG ccatcCAACGTTCTCCTGGACTCCAGCTGCTTGGTGAAGCTATGTGACTTCGGCCTCGCACGTTCCCTCAGCGGCCTCCCTGAAGGGCCAGAGGGCCAGGCCCTGACAGAGTATGTGGCCACACGCTGGTACCGGGCTCCGGAGGTGCTGCTGTCCGCAAGCCG gtATACCCCTGGGGTGGACATGTGGAGTCTGGGCTGCATCCTGGGGGAGATGCTTCGGGGGAAGCCCCTGTTCCCTGGCACATCTACGCTCCACCAGCTGGAGCTGATCCTGGAGACCATCCCGCCACCATCCAAGGAGG ATATCTGGGGTTGGAGCCCTGCCAGCCCGCCAAAGCCTGCAGAGAAGTCACTCCACGGCCGGGAGGGACGGCTGCAGAGCTCCCTGAGCCCCCACCCACCAGCCCTCCTGATCACATCACCTTCTGGCGCCCACTCCGCAGACCTCCTGGCTCTCGGCTCAAGCTACAGCGCCTCTGTTCTGACCCGCCTGGGGTCGCG GCCACGGCAGACGCTGGACACCCTCCTGCCACCCGACACGCCCCCGGAGGCCCTGGACCTCCTCAGGCGACTCCTGGTGTTCGCCCCGGACAAGCGGCTTAGCGCCGCCCAGGCTCTGCGGCACCCCTACGTGCAGAG GTTCCACTGCCCGGCCCGTGAGTGGACACTGGAGGCGGATGTGCGGCTCCCGGTGCAGGAAGGAGTCCAGCTCTCGGCCCCCGAATATCGCAACTTCCTCTATCAG ATGATCCTGGATCGCAGGGGCAACAGCCAGGTCCCGAGAGAGGAGGGCCTGGGGGACGCCCCCCGGCCCCAGGCACCCCCGCCCAAACCCGGAGCCGTCCCCCGGCTGGCCTCGGACTCGCCCGCGCAGAACCCTGGACGCAGGCCTCGGAGTGGCCCCGGCTGCGAGCCCGCGCGCG AAGCCCTCGGCAGAGCCACGAGCCTTCCCAGGCAGAGCTCCGGGCCCCTGCTCCGGCCTCCGCCCCTAGGAGGTCCTGGGAGGGGGGAAAGGTCCCCCGGGGCGACGACGGCGTCCCCCTCGGCACCCTCGTGG ATGAAGCCCGGCGTGAGGGGGGCGGCGCCCTCCCTGACCTCGCAGGCGGCTGCCCAGGTGGCCATCCAGGCCCTGATCCGGAGTGACCGCGACCCGGGCCGTGGGGTGCAGGCCACCGCCGCGCCACGGGTGAGCCCGGCCCCTTCGGCCCTCGCCTCCCTTCCCGTCAGCCCTTCCCCTCCGACCCGGGGCTCGCTCCCCGTTGGGtcctcccctgccccttcctcccctgCGCCTGCGCCGCCCCTGACCGGCCGTCCGACCGCGTGCAGGTCCCCCACGGGCTTTCCCGCGAGCCCCGGCCCGGCCGGAGGATGTTCGGCGCCTCGGCCTCGCTGGGGGCCCAGGGGGCCGCTCGGGCCGCGCTCGGGGGCTACTCACAAGCCTATGGCACCGTCTGCCGCGCGGCGCTGGGCCGTCTGCCCCTGTTCCCTGGACCTCGCGCATGAGCCGCCCTCCCGCCCTCAAACCCCCCGCAGCTCAGCCGCGACCCGGATCGCCCCCTCCCTTTGCCTAGCCCCTTGTCCAGGCCTCCCGCGGGGTATGGGGGGATAG
- the MAPK15 gene encoding mitogen-activated protein kinase 15 isoform X19: MLLQEFGDHPNIIRLLDVIRAENDRDIYLVLESMDTDLNAVICKGGLLKDIHKRYIFYQLLRATKFIHSGHVIHRDQKPSNVLLDSSCLVKLCDFGLARSLSGLPEGPEGQALTEYVATRWYRAPEVLLSASRYTPGVDMWSLGCILGEMLRGKPLFPGTSTLHQLELILETIPPPSKEDIWGWSPASPPKPAEKSLHGREGRLQSSLSPHPPALLITSPSGAHSADLLALGSSYSASVLTRLGSRPRQTLDTLLPPDTPPEALDLLRRLLVFAPDKRLSAAQALRHPYVQRFHCPAREWTLEADVRLPVQEGVQLSAPEYRNFLYQMILDRRGNSQVPREEGLGDAPRPQAPPPKPGAVPRLASDSPAQNPGRRPRSGPGCEPAREALGRATSLPRQSSGPLLRPPPLGGPGRGERSPGATTASPSAPSWMKPGVRGAAPSLTSQAAAQVAIQALIRSDRDPGRGVQATAAPRVSPAPSALASLPVSPSPPTRGSLPVGSSPAPSSPAPAPPLTGRPTACRSPTGFPASPGPAGGCSAPRPRWGPRGPLGPRSGATHKPMAPSAARRWAVCPCSLDLAHEPPSRPQTPRSSAATRIAPSLCLAPCPGLPRGMGG, translated from the exons ATGTTGCTGCAG GAATTTGGGGACCATCCCAACATAATCCGCCTCCTGGACGTGATCCGGGCGGAGAACGACAGGGACATCTACCTGGTGTTGGAGTCTATGG ACACTGACCTGAATGCCGTCATCTGCAAGGGCGGTCTGCTGAAGGACATCCACAAGCGCTACATCTTCTACCAGCTCCTGCGGGCCACCAAGTTCATCCACTCAGGACACGTCATCCACCGGGACCAGAAG ccatcCAACGTTCTCCTGGACTCCAGCTGCTTGGTGAAGCTATGTGACTTCGGCCTCGCACGTTCCCTCAGCGGCCTCCCTGAAGGGCCAGAGGGCCAGGCCCTGACAGAGTATGTGGCCACACGCTGGTACCGGGCTCCGGAGGTGCTGCTGTCCGCAAGCCG gtATACCCCTGGGGTGGACATGTGGAGTCTGGGCTGCATCCTGGGGGAGATGCTTCGGGGGAAGCCCCTGTTCCCTGGCACATCTACGCTCCACCAGCTGGAGCTGATCCTGGAGACCATCCCGCCACCATCCAAGGAGG ATATCTGGGGTTGGAGCCCTGCCAGCCCGCCAAAGCCTGCAGAGAAGTCACTCCACGGCCGGGAGGGACGGCTGCAGAGCTCCCTGAGCCCCCACCCACCAGCCCTCCTGATCACATCACCTTCTGGCGCCCACTCCGCAGACCTCCTGGCTCTCGGCTCAAGCTACAGCGCCTCTGTTCTGACCCGCCTGGGGTCGCG GCCACGGCAGACGCTGGACACCCTCCTGCCACCCGACACGCCCCCGGAGGCCCTGGACCTCCTCAGGCGACTCCTGGTGTTCGCCCCGGACAAGCGGCTTAGCGCCGCCCAGGCTCTGCGGCACCCCTACGTGCAGAG GTTCCACTGCCCGGCCCGTGAGTGGACACTGGAGGCGGATGTGCGGCTCCCGGTGCAGGAAGGAGTCCAGCTCTCGGCCCCCGAATATCGCAACTTCCTCTATCAG ATGATCCTGGATCGCAGGGGCAACAGCCAGGTCCCGAGAGAGGAGGGCCTGGGGGACGCCCCCCGGCCCCAGGCACCCCCGCCCAAACCCGGAGCCGTCCCCCGGCTGGCCTCGGACTCGCCCGCGCAGAACCCTGGACGCAGGCCTCGGAGTGGCCCCGGCTGCGAGCCCGCGCGCG AAGCCCTCGGCAGAGCCACGAGCCTTCCCAGGCAGAGCTCCGGGCCCCTGCTCCGGCCTCCGCCCCTAGGAGGTCCTGGGAGGGGGGAAAGGTCCCCCGGGGCGACGACGGCGTCCCCCTCGGCACCCTCGTGG ATGAAGCCCGGCGTGAGGGGGGCGGCGCCCTCCCTGACCTCGCAGGCGGCTGCCCAGGTGGCCATCCAGGCCCTGATCCGGAGTGACCGCGACCCGGGCCGTGGGGTGCAGGCCACCGCCGCGCCACGGGTGAGCCCGGCCCCTTCGGCCCTCGCCTCCCTTCCCGTCAGCCCTTCCCCTCCGACCCGGGGCTCGCTCCCCGTTGGGtcctcccctgccccttcctcccctgCGCCTGCGCCGCCCCTGACCGGCCGTCCGACCGCGTGCAGGTCCCCCACGGGCTTTCCCGCGAGCCCCGGCCCGGCCGGAGGATGTTCGGCGCCTCGGCCTCGCTGGGGGCCCAGGGGGCCGCTCGGGCCGCGCTCGGGGGCTACTCACAAGCCTATGGCACCGTCTGCCGCGCGGCGCTGGGCCGTCTGCCCCTGTTCCCTGGACCTCGCGCATGAGCCGCCCTCCCGCCCTCAAACCCCCCGCAGCTCAGCCGCGACCCGGATCGCCCCCTCCCTTTGCCTAGCCCCTTGTCCAGGCCTCCCGCGGGGTATGGGGGGATAG
- the MAPK15 gene encoding mitogen-activated protein kinase 15 isoform X20, whose product MLLQEFGDHPNIIRLLDVIRAENDRDIYLVLESMDTDLNAVICKGGLLKDIHKRYIFYQLLRATKFIHSGHVIHRDQKPSNVLLDSSCLVKLCDFGLARSLSGLPEGPEGQALTEYVATRWYRAPEVLLSASRYTPGVDMWSLGCILGEMLRGKPLFPGTSTLHQLELILETIPPPSKEDLLALGSSYSASVLTRLGSRPRQTLDTLLPPDTPPEALDLLRRLLVFAPDKRLSAAQALRHPYVQRFHCPAREWTLEADVRLPVQEGVQLSAPEYRNFLYQMILDRRGNSQVPREEGLGDAPRPQAPPPKPGAVPRLASDSPAQNPGRRPRSGPGCEPAREALGRATSLPRQSSGPLLRPPPLGGPGRGERSPGATTASPSAPSWMKPGVRGAAPSLTSQAAAQVAIQALIRSDRDPGRGVQATAAPRVSPAPSALASLPVSPSPPTRGSLPVGSSPAPSSPAPAPPLTGRPTACRSPTGFPASPGPAGGCSAPRPRWGPRGPLGPRSGATHKPMAPSAARRWAVCPCSLDLAHEPPSRPQTPRSSAATRIAPSLCLAPCPGLPRGMGG is encoded by the exons ATGTTGCTGCAG GAATTTGGGGACCATCCCAACATAATCCGCCTCCTGGACGTGATCCGGGCGGAGAACGACAGGGACATCTACCTGGTGTTGGAGTCTATGG ACACTGACCTGAATGCCGTCATCTGCAAGGGCGGTCTGCTGAAGGACATCCACAAGCGCTACATCTTCTACCAGCTCCTGCGGGCCACCAAGTTCATCCACTCAGGACACGTCATCCACCGGGACCAGAAG ccatcCAACGTTCTCCTGGACTCCAGCTGCTTGGTGAAGCTATGTGACTTCGGCCTCGCACGTTCCCTCAGCGGCCTCCCTGAAGGGCCAGAGGGCCAGGCCCTGACAGAGTATGTGGCCACACGCTGGTACCGGGCTCCGGAGGTGCTGCTGTCCGCAAGCCG gtATACCCCTGGGGTGGACATGTGGAGTCTGGGCTGCATCCTGGGGGAGATGCTTCGGGGGAAGCCCCTGTTCCCTGGCACATCTACGCTCCACCAGCTGGAGCTGATCCTGGAGACCATCCCGCCACCATCCAAGGAGG ACCTCCTGGCTCTCGGCTCAAGCTACAGCGCCTCTGTTCTGACCCGCCTGGGGTCGCG GCCACGGCAGACGCTGGACACCCTCCTGCCACCCGACACGCCCCCGGAGGCCCTGGACCTCCTCAGGCGACTCCTGGTGTTCGCCCCGGACAAGCGGCTTAGCGCCGCCCAGGCTCTGCGGCACCCCTACGTGCAGAG GTTCCACTGCCCGGCCCGTGAGTGGACACTGGAGGCGGATGTGCGGCTCCCGGTGCAGGAAGGAGTCCAGCTCTCGGCCCCCGAATATCGCAACTTCCTCTATCAG ATGATCCTGGATCGCAGGGGCAACAGCCAGGTCCCGAGAGAGGAGGGCCTGGGGGACGCCCCCCGGCCCCAGGCACCCCCGCCCAAACCCGGAGCCGTCCCCCGGCTGGCCTCGGACTCGCCCGCGCAGAACCCTGGACGCAGGCCTCGGAGTGGCCCCGGCTGCGAGCCCGCGCGCG AAGCCCTCGGCAGAGCCACGAGCCTTCCCAGGCAGAGCTCCGGGCCCCTGCTCCGGCCTCCGCCCCTAGGAGGTCCTGGGAGGGGGGAAAGGTCCCCCGGGGCGACGACGGCGTCCCCCTCGGCACCCTCGTGG ATGAAGCCCGGCGTGAGGGGGGCGGCGCCCTCCCTGACCTCGCAGGCGGCTGCCCAGGTGGCCATCCAGGCCCTGATCCGGAGTGACCGCGACCCGGGCCGTGGGGTGCAGGCCACCGCCGCGCCACGGGTGAGCCCGGCCCCTTCGGCCCTCGCCTCCCTTCCCGTCAGCCCTTCCCCTCCGACCCGGGGCTCGCTCCCCGTTGGGtcctcccctgccccttcctcccctgCGCCTGCGCCGCCCCTGACCGGCCGTCCGACCGCGTGCAGGTCCCCCACGGGCTTTCCCGCGAGCCCCGGCCCGGCCGGAGGATGTTCGGCGCCTCGGCCTCGCTGGGGGCCCAGGGGGCCGCTCGGGCCGCGCTCGGGGGCTACTCACAAGCCTATGGCACCGTCTGCCGCGCGGCGCTGGGCCGTCTGCCCCTGTTCCCTGGACCTCGCGCATGAGCCGCCCTCCCGCCCTCAAACCCCCCGCAGCTCAGCCGCGACCCGGATCGCCCCCTCCCTTTGCCTAGCCCCTTGTCCAGGCCTCCCGCGGGGTATGGGGGGATAG
- the MAPK15 gene encoding mitogen-activated protein kinase 15 isoform X21, which yields MLLQEFGDHPNIIRLLDVIRAENDRDIYLVLESMDTDLNAVICKGGLLKDIHKRYIFYQLLRATKFIHSGHVIHRDQKPSNVLLDSSCLVKLCDFGLARSLSGLPEGPEGQALTEYVATRWYRAPEVLLSASRYTPGVDMWSLGCILGEMLRGKPLFPGTSTLHQLELILETIPPPSKEDLLALGSSYSASVLTRLGSRPRQTLDTLLPPDTPPEALDLLRRLLVFAPDKRLSAAQALRHPYVQRFHCPAREWTLEADVRLPVQEGVQLSAPEYRNFLYQMILDRRGNSQVPREEGLGDAPRPQAPPPKPGAVPRLASDSPAQNPGRRPRSGPGCEPAREALGRATSLPRQSSGPLLRPPPLGGPGRGERSPGATTASPSAPSWMKPGVRGAAPSLTSQAAAQVAIQALIRSDRDPGRGVQATAAPRVPHGLSREPRPGRRMFGASASLGAQGAARAALGGYSQAYGTVCRAALGRLPLFPGPRA from the exons ATGTTGCTGCAG GAATTTGGGGACCATCCCAACATAATCCGCCTCCTGGACGTGATCCGGGCGGAGAACGACAGGGACATCTACCTGGTGTTGGAGTCTATGG ACACTGACCTGAATGCCGTCATCTGCAAGGGCGGTCTGCTGAAGGACATCCACAAGCGCTACATCTTCTACCAGCTCCTGCGGGCCACCAAGTTCATCCACTCAGGACACGTCATCCACCGGGACCAGAAG ccatcCAACGTTCTCCTGGACTCCAGCTGCTTGGTGAAGCTATGTGACTTCGGCCTCGCACGTTCCCTCAGCGGCCTCCCTGAAGGGCCAGAGGGCCAGGCCCTGACAGAGTATGTGGCCACACGCTGGTACCGGGCTCCGGAGGTGCTGCTGTCCGCAAGCCG gtATACCCCTGGGGTGGACATGTGGAGTCTGGGCTGCATCCTGGGGGAGATGCTTCGGGGGAAGCCCCTGTTCCCTGGCACATCTACGCTCCACCAGCTGGAGCTGATCCTGGAGACCATCCCGCCACCATCCAAGGAGG ACCTCCTGGCTCTCGGCTCAAGCTACAGCGCCTCTGTTCTGACCCGCCTGGGGTCGCG GCCACGGCAGACGCTGGACACCCTCCTGCCACCCGACACGCCCCCGGAGGCCCTGGACCTCCTCAGGCGACTCCTGGTGTTCGCCCCGGACAAGCGGCTTAGCGCCGCCCAGGCTCTGCGGCACCCCTACGTGCAGAG GTTCCACTGCCCGGCCCGTGAGTGGACACTGGAGGCGGATGTGCGGCTCCCGGTGCAGGAAGGAGTCCAGCTCTCGGCCCCCGAATATCGCAACTTCCTCTATCAG ATGATCCTGGATCGCAGGGGCAACAGCCAGGTCCCGAGAGAGGAGGGCCTGGGGGACGCCCCCCGGCCCCAGGCACCCCCGCCCAAACCCGGAGCCGTCCCCCGGCTGGCCTCGGACTCGCCCGCGCAGAACCCTGGACGCAGGCCTCGGAGTGGCCCCGGCTGCGAGCCCGCGCGCG AAGCCCTCGGCAGAGCCACGAGCCTTCCCAGGCAGAGCTCCGGGCCCCTGCTCCGGCCTCCGCCCCTAGGAGGTCCTGGGAGGGGGGAAAGGTCCCCCGGGGCGACGACGGCGTCCCCCTCGGCACCCTCGTGG ATGAAGCCCGGCGTGAGGGGGGCGGCGCCCTCCCTGACCTCGCAGGCGGCTGCCCAGGTGGCCATCCAGGCCCTGATCCGGAGTGACCGCGACCCGGGCCGTGGGGTGCAGGCCACCGCCGCGCCACGG GTCCCCCACGGGCTTTCCCGCGAGCCCCGGCCCGGCCGGAGGATGTTCGGCGCCTCGGCCTCGCTGGGGGCCCAGGGGGCCGCTCGGGCCGCGCTCGGGGGCTACTCACAAGCCTATGGCACCGTCTGCCGCGCGGCGCTGGGCCGTCTGCCCCTGTTCCCTGGACCTCGCGCATGA
- the MAPK15 gene encoding mitogen-activated protein kinase 15 isoform X22: MLLQEFGDHPNIIRLLDVIRAENDRDIYLVLESMDTDLNAVICKGGLLKDIHKRYIFYQLLRATKFIHSGHVIHRDQKPSNVLLDSSCLVKLCDFGLARSLSGLPEGPEGQALTEYVATRWYRAPEVLLSASRYTPGVDMWSLGCILGEMLRGKPLFPGTSTLHQLELILETIPPPSKEDLLALGSSYSASVLTRLGSRFHCPAREWTLEADVRLPVQEGVQLSAPEYRNFLYQMILDRRGNSQVPREEGLGDAPRPQAPPPKPGAVPRLASDSPAQNPGRRPRSGPGCEPAREALGRATSLPRQSSGPLLRPPPLGGPGRGERSPGATTASPSAPSWMKPGVRGAAPSLTSQAAAQVAIQALIRSDRDPGRGVQATAAPRVPHGLSREPRPGRRMFGASASLGAQGAARAALGGYSQAYGTVCRAALGRLPLFPGPRA, from the exons ATGTTGCTGCAG GAATTTGGGGACCATCCCAACATAATCCGCCTCCTGGACGTGATCCGGGCGGAGAACGACAGGGACATCTACCTGGTGTTGGAGTCTATGG ACACTGACCTGAATGCCGTCATCTGCAAGGGCGGTCTGCTGAAGGACATCCACAAGCGCTACATCTTCTACCAGCTCCTGCGGGCCACCAAGTTCATCCACTCAGGACACGTCATCCACCGGGACCAGAAG ccatcCAACGTTCTCCTGGACTCCAGCTGCTTGGTGAAGCTATGTGACTTCGGCCTCGCACGTTCCCTCAGCGGCCTCCCTGAAGGGCCAGAGGGCCAGGCCCTGACAGAGTATGTGGCCACACGCTGGTACCGGGCTCCGGAGGTGCTGCTGTCCGCAAGCCG gtATACCCCTGGGGTGGACATGTGGAGTCTGGGCTGCATCCTGGGGGAGATGCTTCGGGGGAAGCCCCTGTTCCCTGGCACATCTACGCTCCACCAGCTGGAGCTGATCCTGGAGACCATCCCGCCACCATCCAAGGAGG ACCTCCTGGCTCTCGGCTCAAGCTACAGCGCCTCTGTTCTGACCCGCCTGGGGTCGCG GTTCCACTGCCCGGCCCGTGAGTGGACACTGGAGGCGGATGTGCGGCTCCCGGTGCAGGAAGGAGTCCAGCTCTCGGCCCCCGAATATCGCAACTTCCTCTATCAG ATGATCCTGGATCGCAGGGGCAACAGCCAGGTCCCGAGAGAGGAGGGCCTGGGGGACGCCCCCCGGCCCCAGGCACCCCCGCCCAAACCCGGAGCCGTCCCCCGGCTGGCCTCGGACTCGCCCGCGCAGAACCCTGGACGCAGGCCTCGGAGTGGCCCCGGCTGCGAGCCCGCGCGCG AAGCCCTCGGCAGAGCCACGAGCCTTCCCAGGCAGAGCTCCGGGCCCCTGCTCCGGCCTCCGCCCCTAGGAGGTCCTGGGAGGGGGGAAAGGTCCCCCGGGGCGACGACGGCGTCCCCCTCGGCACCCTCGTGG ATGAAGCCCGGCGTGAGGGGGGCGGCGCCCTCCCTGACCTCGCAGGCGGCTGCCCAGGTGGCCATCCAGGCCCTGATCCGGAGTGACCGCGACCCGGGCCGTGGGGTGCAGGCCACCGCCGCGCCACGG GTCCCCCACGGGCTTTCCCGCGAGCCCCGGCCCGGCCGGAGGATGTTCGGCGCCTCGGCCTCGCTGGGGGCCCAGGGGGCCGCTCGGGCCGCGCTCGGGGGCTACTCACAAGCCTATGGCACCGTCTGCCGCGCGGCGCTGGGCCGTCTGCCCCTGTTCCCTGGACCTCGCGCATGA